One segment of Triticum aestivum cultivar Chinese Spring chromosome 2A, IWGSC CS RefSeq v2.1, whole genome shotgun sequence DNA contains the following:
- the LOC123191074 gene encoding general transcription and DNA repair factor IIH subunit TFB2, producing MPQVMVVARNFMDMVAALPAAKLDMLYNSAFICEAVLRSFPPLAKKYVIQMLYVSAPMPAAAMQEWVLDEYASKHKVAIDRLLQLRVFVEVRDRRKEVSYKMNNKFQANMQKYLVSGGCLPREPLPISVTGRLPTLVELENYALDQWECFLLQLINSSQVEKGTTFSSSMMKTFQRGLLSSRDGEAAKLSENGFQFLLMETNAQLWYIMREYISSAEERGVDPTDLISFLLELSFHTQGAAYSLSTLIEVQRVAIMDLMELGLVKLQQGRKDSWFIPTKLATNLSSSLSDSAASKEGIVVVETNFRLYAYSASKLHCEILRLFSRVEYQLPNLIVGAITKESLYGAFDNGITAEQIISFLQQNAHPRVIDKIPIVPENVTDQIRLWENDRNRVEMVLSHVYEDFPSKDMFEQCCDHARDNGYLLWEDAKKMRLIVNAEFHQEMREFLRRQR from the exons ATGCCTCAGGTAATGGTGGTCGCGCGGAACTTCATGGACATGGTGGCTGCACTGCCTGCTGCCAAACTCGATATGCTCTACAATTCCGCCTTCATCTGTGAGGCTGTACTCAG GTCGTTCCCACCGCTGGCAAAGAAGTACGTAATTCAGATGCTGTACGTGTCGGCACCGATGCCTGCTGCGGCTATGCAGGAGTGGGTGCTGGATGAGTATGCCTCCAAGCACAAGGTTGCCATTGATAGGCTGCTCCAGCTCAGGGTCTTTGTGGAAGTACGTGACAG AAGGAAGGAGGTGAGCTACAAGATGAATAATAAGTTTCAGGCTAACATGCAAAAGTATTTGGTTAGTGG CGGGTGTTTGCCAAGGGAACCGCTACCAATCAGTGTCACTGGCAGATTGCCTACACTGGTGGAACTAGAAAATTATGCTCTTGATCAATGGGAG TGCTTCTTGCTGCAATTGATCAACTCGTCTCAAGTTGAGAAAGGGACCACTTTCAGCTCGTCTATGATGAAGACGTTCCAGCGAGGTCTTCTGAGTTCAAG GGATGGTGAAGCTGCAAAGTTAAGTGAGAATGGCTTCCAGTTTCTG CTGATGGAGACAAATGCACAGCTTTGGTATATAATGAGAGAATACATTTCATCCGCAGAG GAACGTGGGGTGGACCCCACAGACTTGATATCATTTCTATTGGAGCTTAGTTTTCATACACAAGGAGCG GCTTACAGCCTAAGTACTCTGATAGAAGTCCAAAGAGTTGCAATTATGGATCTGATGGAGCTCGGGTTAGTCAAACTGCAGCAg GGCCGGAAAGATAGCTGGTTCATACCTACAAAATTGGCTACAAATCTCTCATCGAGCTTGTCAGATTCAGCTGCCAGCAAAGAG GGTATTGTGGTTGTGGAGACAAACTTTAGGTTGTATGCGTACTCTGCTTCCAAGCTGCACTGTGAAATTCTACGTCTTTTTTCAAG GGTAGAGTATCAACTCCCGAACCTTATTGTGGGAGCTATAACAAAAGAAAGTCTGTATGGtgcatttgataacgggatcactgcTGAACAG ATAATTTCATTCCTTCAGCAAAATGCCCACCCTCGTGTCATCGACAAAATACCTATAGTCCCAGAGAATGTTACAGATCAG ATTAGGCTGTGGGAGAATGACCGTAACAGGGTCGAGATGGTCCTGTCACATGTATACGAAGATTTTCCGAGCAAG GACATGTTTGAGCAATGCTGTGACCATGCAAGGGATAACGGGTACTTGCTGTGGGAGGACGCGAAGAAGATGCGGTTGATAGTGAACGCGGAGTTCCACCAAGAAATGCGGGAGTTCCTGCGCAGGCAAAGATGA